The following coding sequences are from one Acipenser ruthenus chromosome 7, fAciRut3.2 maternal haplotype, whole genome shotgun sequence window:
- the LOC117414708 gene encoding protein mono-ADP-ribosyltransferase PARP12-like — MAFSGHDYYEEDSEDEVSSDSSSEPEIQPDSPRDVHNTPCKFYNRGNCKDGSHCRYLHVCEYYFKGNCKHGIKCKYSHSEDGDDFESQSQEPRDKPYQWQIRSGSKWYDVEMDWIIEAQYSLPNVKGIKLYNTKFGMICINFNTMRVQGKQLGVRRQTFPNSSQKTAWLWYFRGDTKWQILGKQDPQDSSLSFTNADIERESTSEINMVCFSFR, encoded by the exons ATGGCTTTCTCAGGACATG ATTATTATGAGGAAGACAGTGAAGATGAAGTGTCCTCGGACAGCAGTTCTGAGCCTGAGATCCAACCTGACAGTCCAAGAGATGTACACAACACA CCATGCAAGTTTTATAACCGGGGAAATTGCAAGGATGGAAGTCATTGTCGTTATCTGCATGTTTGTGAATACTACTTCAAAGGCAATTGTAAGCATGGAATCAAGTGCAAATACTCCCATAGTGAAGATGGAGATGATTTTG AGTCCCAAAGCCAGGAACCCAGGGATAAACCCTACCAGTGGCAGATTAGAAGTGGATCGAAGTGGTATGATGTTGAAATGGACTGGATTATTGAAGCCCAGTATTCACTACCAAATGTGAAAGGAATTAAGTTGTACAATACAAAATTTGG CATGATTTGTATTAACTTCAATACCATGAGGGTTCAAGGCAAACAGCTTGGTGTTCGACGTCAGACATTTCCAAATTCCAGCCAAAAAACTGCATGGTTATGGTATTTCCGTGGTGATACAAAATGGCAAATACTTGGAAAACAG gatCCTCAAGACAGTTCTCTTTCTTTCACAAATGCAGATATTGAGAGAGAGAGTACCAGCGAAATAAACATGGTTTGTTTCAGTTTTCGGTAG